Proteins co-encoded in one Aquincola tertiaricarbonis genomic window:
- a CDS encoding PEP-CTERM sorting domain-containing protein, producing the protein MKCLSVAAAACLAALSFSQGAHALTWAEIDAGDLLDTAEITTGASLSTPLSGITGFLRSTPFMENGTDSRFVYQVDLFRIQVNSAADFSATVQDPQLDSALFLFDATGHGVLASDDAIGLSGAFAKGSLTQGGTYYLGVSLGGYHALDGNGNDIFASGASSGPVASWSYDFSSFTETAQSYAISLTGATVAAVPEPGAALMMVAGLAGLVAFQRRRRTAA; encoded by the coding sequence ATGAAGTGTTTGTCCGTCGCTGCCGCCGCCTGCCTGGCAGCGTTGAGCTTCTCCCAGGGCGCGCACGCCCTCACTTGGGCCGAAATCGATGCCGGCGATCTGCTGGACACGGCCGAAATCACCACCGGCGCGTCCTTGTCGACGCCCTTGTCCGGCATCACCGGGTTCCTGCGATCCACGCCCTTCATGGAAAACGGGACCGACAGCCGCTTTGTCTACCAGGTGGACCTGTTCCGCATCCAGGTGAACAGCGCGGCGGACTTCAGCGCCACGGTGCAGGATCCACAGCTCGACTCCGCGCTCTTCCTGTTCGACGCCACCGGCCACGGTGTGCTGGCCAGCGACGATGCGATCGGCCTGTCCGGCGCCTTCGCCAAGGGCTCGCTGACGCAGGGCGGCACCTACTACCTGGGCGTCTCGCTGGGTGGCTACCACGCGCTGGATGGCAACGGCAACGACATCTTCGCCAGCGGCGCTTCCAGCGGACCGGTGGCGTCGTGGAGCTACGACTTCTCCTCGTTCACCGAAACCGCCCAGAGCTACGCCATCTCGCTGACCGGTGCCACCGTGGCCGCCGTGCCCGAGCCCGGCGCCGCGCTGATGATGGTCGCGGGCCTCGCTGGCCTGGTCGCCTTCCAACGCCGCCGCCGCACCGCGGCCTGA
- a CDS encoding phosphatase PAP2 family protein codes for MSDRDLFEVFNASAGLHGSLLWLLRLLSSHVSWLTLVALCATLVFGPVSLRRAMARLVQGALLAALLGLVISLLLQSPRPGDLALGHQYLHPLLPSGFPSVHVTVLWALALGALTLRPAWPRLGAVMLPLGLLVGWARIYLGVQFPSDVLAAFPVAAVAVGLTWLLRRPLEVELTIPLMRWIDGLRARHRRERS; via the coding sequence ATGTCTGACCGTGATCTGTTCGAGGTGTTCAATGCGTCGGCGGGGCTGCACGGCAGCCTGCTGTGGCTGCTGCGCCTGCTGTCCAGCCATGTGTCGTGGCTCACGCTGGTGGCCTTGTGCGCCACGCTGGTGTTCGGGCCGGTGTCGCTGCGCCGCGCGATGGCGCGGCTGGTGCAGGGCGCGCTGCTGGCGGCGCTGCTGGGTCTGGTGATCTCGCTGCTGCTGCAATCCCCGCGGCCGGGTGACCTGGCGCTGGGCCACCAGTACCTGCATCCGCTGCTGCCCTCGGGCTTTCCCAGCGTGCATGTGACGGTGCTGTGGGCGCTGGCCCTCGGCGCGCTGACGCTGCGGCCCGCCTGGCCGCGCCTGGGGGCGGTGATGCTGCCGCTGGGCCTGCTGGTGGGCTGGGCGCGCATCTACCTGGGCGTGCAGTTCCCGTCGGACGTGCTGGCGGCATTTCCGGTGGCGGCGGTGGCCGTGGGCCTGACCTGGCTGCTGCGCCGGCCGCTGGAGGTGGAGCTGACGATCCCGCTGATGCGCTGGATCGACGGCCTGCGCGCCCGCCACCGCCGAGAGCGGTCCTGA
- a CDS encoding Mpo1 family 2-hydroxy fatty acid dioxygenase, which produces MRNATDLLVQYATYHRDRRNIATHFVGIPLIVFAIGVLLARPVLGAGSVSLTPAWIAWGLATLWYLSRGQLVVGIAVSLLNALLVGLGHTVADGSLAQWLGWGLGSFFLGWVIQFVGHYYEGRKPAFVDDLTGLLIGPMFVAAELLFALGWCRQLLADIEHRAGPTVLRDLHSPA; this is translated from the coding sequence ATGCGCAACGCCACCGACCTGCTGGTGCAATACGCCACCTACCACCGGGACAGACGCAACATCGCCACCCACTTCGTGGGCATTCCGCTGATCGTCTTCGCCATCGGCGTGCTGCTGGCCCGCCCGGTGCTGGGCGCCGGCAGCGTGTCGCTCACACCGGCCTGGATCGCCTGGGGCCTGGCCACGCTGTGGTACCTGAGCCGCGGCCAGCTGGTGGTGGGCATCGCGGTGAGCCTGCTCAACGCGCTGCTGGTGGGCCTGGGCCATACGGTGGCCGACGGCAGCCTCGCGCAGTGGCTGGGCTGGGGTCTGGGCAGTTTCTTCCTGGGCTGGGTCATCCAGTTCGTCGGCCATTACTACGAAGGGCGCAAGCCGGCCTTCGTCGACGACCTGACCGGCCTGCTGATCGGGCCGATGTTCGTGGCCGCCGAGCTGCTGTTCGCGCTGGGCTGGTGCCGCCAGCTGCTGGCCGACATCGAGCACCGCGCAGGCCCCACGGTGCTGCGCGACCTGCACAGCCCCGCATGA
- a CDS encoding flagellar hook assembly protein FlgD, whose amino-acid sequence MTTTSTTPVSGVTFNGSSFNYTGTETAEATDGSDRFLKLLVAQMQNQDPLNPMDNAQVTSQMAQISTVTGVEKLNTTVNGLNAQFVQMQALQGATLVGSEVVVAGNKLTTSEDGKIQGAYDLGGAADTVKVEVLSGSGQVIDTINIGAEKSGRHSFEWTPSEGVSASNGKTFRVVAKSGTSDVSVTTLMRDKVDAVTTGDTLQLELRNAGTVKYTDIKSFN is encoded by the coding sequence ATGACCACCACCTCCACGACGCCGGTGTCCGGCGTCACGTTCAACGGCAGCAGCTTCAACTACACCGGCACCGAGACGGCCGAGGCCACGGACGGTAGCGACCGCTTCCTGAAGCTGCTGGTGGCGCAGATGCAGAACCAGGACCCGTTGAACCCGATGGACAACGCCCAGGTGACCAGCCAGATGGCGCAGATCAGCACCGTCACCGGCGTGGAGAAGCTCAACACCACCGTCAACGGCCTCAACGCGCAGTTCGTGCAGATGCAGGCGCTGCAGGGCGCCACGCTGGTGGGCAGCGAGGTGGTGGTGGCCGGCAACAAGCTCACCACCAGCGAGGACGGCAAGATCCAGGGCGCCTACGACCTGGGTGGCGCAGCCGACACCGTGAAGGTGGAAGTGCTGTCGGGCAGCGGCCAGGTGATCGACACCATCAACATCGGCGCCGAGAAGTCGGGCCGCCACAGCTTCGAATGGACGCCGTCCGAAGGTGTCAGCGCCTCCAACGGCAAGACCTTCCGTGTGGTGGCCAAGAGCGGCACCTCCGACGTCAGCGTGACCACGCTGATGCGCGACAAGGTGGACGCGGTGACCACCGGCGACACGCTGCAGCTGGAGCTGCGCAATGCCGGCACCGTGAAGTACACCGACATCAAGTCCTTCAACTGA
- the flgM gene encoding flagellar biosynthesis anti-sigma factor FlgM encodes MKIGSIDNKALAPVTGERNAPTAAPAAKPEKAATPEASAQVTLSSTAKSLGDGSAEFDAAKVERISNAIRDGQYKVNPEAIADKLISNAQELLSRGSH; translated from the coding sequence ATGAAAATCGGTTCCATCGACAACAAGGCGCTGGCGCCGGTGACCGGTGAGCGCAATGCGCCCACCGCCGCCCCCGCTGCCAAGCCCGAGAAAGCCGCCACCCCGGAGGCCAGCGCGCAGGTGACCTTGTCGTCCACCGCGAAGTCGCTGGGCGACGGCAGTGCCGAGTTCGACGCGGCCAAGGTGGAGCGCATCTCCAACGCCATCCGCGACGGCCAGTACAAGGTCAATCCTGAAGCCATCGCCGACAAGCTGATCTCCAACGCCCAGGAACTGCTGAGCCGCGGTTCCCACTGA
- a CDS encoding DUF1801 domain-containing protein, with translation MRHLVRSAALIEAWFDMLPPQQQPSARALQAAVLRAAPSLGQAVKWGNLVFTVNHFHALAIAPYKTHVHLQVFRGAALLQRFPMLEGTGRGLRHLKWRYSQPLDDELITDLVLATVALMQQPPGPGDENL, from the coding sequence ATGCGTCACCTGGTGCGTTCCGCCGCCCTGATCGAAGCCTGGTTCGACATGCTGCCGCCGCAGCAGCAGCCCAGCGCCCGTGCCCTGCAGGCGGCGGTGCTGCGGGCCGCGCCGTCGCTGGGCCAGGCGGTGAAGTGGGGCAACTTGGTCTTCACCGTCAACCACTTCCATGCGCTGGCGATCGCGCCTTACAAGACGCACGTGCACCTGCAGGTGTTCCGGGGCGCGGCGCTGCTGCAGCGCTTTCCGATGCTGGAGGGCACGGGCCGCGGCCTGCGGCACCTGAAGTGGCGTTACAGCCAGCCGTTGGACGACGAGTTGATCACCGACCTGGTGCTGGCCACCGTGGCCTTGATGCAGCAGCCGCCCGGGCCGGGCGACGAGAACCTGTAG
- the apbC gene encoding iron-sulfur cluster carrier protein ApbC: MPTPTEAALLAALQSVVDPNTGEDFVTTRQLRNLRIDGGDVAFDVQLGYPAQSQFPALRKALVAAARSVAGVENASVNLSTQIVAHAVQRGVQLLPGVKNVIAVASGKGGVGKSTTAANLALALAAEGATVGLLDADIYGPSQPTMMGVQGQPQSLDGKSMEPLEGHGVQLMSIGFLVQPDQAMIWRGPMVTQALDQLLRQTNWKNLDYLIVDMPPGTGDVQLSLCQRVPLTGAVIVTTPQDIALLDARKGLKMFEKVGVPILGIVENMAVHVCSQCGHAEHIFGAEGGKKMAAEYHVDYLGALPLKLSIREQADAGRPTVVAEPDSEVAGLYKAVARQVAVTVARKAKDFSSKFPTITISKGT; the protein is encoded by the coding sequence CCACCCGGCAGCTGCGCAACCTGCGCATCGACGGCGGTGACGTGGCCTTCGACGTGCAGCTGGGCTACCCGGCGCAAAGCCAGTTCCCGGCGCTGCGCAAGGCCCTGGTGGCCGCAGCGCGCAGCGTGGCGGGGGTGGAGAACGCCAGCGTCAACCTCAGCACCCAGATCGTGGCGCATGCGGTGCAGCGCGGCGTGCAGCTGCTGCCGGGCGTCAAGAACGTGATTGCCGTGGCCTCGGGCAAGGGCGGCGTGGGCAAGAGCACCACGGCCGCCAACCTGGCGCTGGCGCTGGCCGCCGAAGGCGCCACCGTCGGCCTGCTGGATGCCGACATCTACGGCCCCAGCCAGCCCACGATGATGGGTGTGCAGGGCCAGCCGCAAAGCCTGGACGGCAAGAGCATGGAGCCGCTGGAAGGCCACGGCGTGCAGCTGATGTCGATCGGCTTTCTGGTGCAGCCCGACCAGGCCATGATCTGGCGCGGCCCCATGGTCACACAGGCGCTGGACCAACTGCTGCGGCAGACCAACTGGAAGAACCTGGACTACCTGATCGTCGACATGCCGCCCGGCACCGGCGACGTGCAACTGAGCCTGTGCCAGCGCGTGCCGCTGACGGGCGCGGTGATCGTCACCACGCCGCAGGACATCGCGCTGCTGGACGCGCGCAAGGGCCTGAAGATGTTCGAGAAGGTGGGCGTGCCCATCCTGGGCATCGTCGAGAACATGGCGGTGCACGTGTGCTCGCAGTGCGGCCATGCCGAGCACATCTTCGGCGCCGAGGGCGGCAAGAAGATGGCGGCCGAATACCACGTGGACTACCTGGGCGCGCTGCCGCTCAAGCTGTCGATCCGCGAGCAGGCCGATGCCGGCCGGCCCACCGTGGTGGCCGAGCCCGACAGCGAGGTGGCGGGCCTGTACAAGGCGGTGGCCCGCCAGGTGGCCGTGACGGTGGCCCGCAAGGCCAAGGACTTCTCGTCCAAGTTCCCGACGATCACGATCAGCAAGGGAACCTGA
- a CDS encoding S8 family peptidase, whose product MHSIPRALTALGLALGTLLSLQPATAQTAAGARAAALKLPAPATTTTAPRINALNGTVQVVVRLSDAPLALAVGANAKQGQGLMSLSQRQAYMANLKTKQDALMTQVRALGGTELGRVGKAYNAVIVSAPASSVAKIAKLAGVTAILPVPDTQRSLDDTVPYVGGKALQQLGFNGTGIKIAVLDSGVDYTHRNLGGAGTAAAYAAAATNPTVVTPGVFPTAKVIGGYDFVGENWPNGPTAPDPNPIDAGSDAGHGTHVADIAAGSSLDGQHKGMAPGAKIYAVKVCSSVSTSCNGLATLQGLDWAMDPNGDLDFSDAADVVNLSLGGNYGQREDSSAQAVSNLVRFGIVVVAAAGNAADRPYIVSSSSTAPEAISVAQTAVPSAGAIALVVNSPAGIAGNYGNTATLDWAPITSGFSGTVAYGGSGAAAIACELASTPDFTGKVALIDRGSCNISTKVANAKARGAIGALIANNAPGEAPSFSTGGETDLVQALVIGQEVGARIKSALGAGVTVTVNRANVIPLVGSMASTSARGPSISYGAIKPEIAAPGASVSAVFGTGTGTEAFGGTSGATPMVAGAAALLLQKFPGATPIEIKSRLMNAANTTLYTNPATLPGVLAPITRIGGGELRVDRSAALTTGLWDATNPYSVGLSFGVVRAAGLSKFSKKVAVRNYSSSSRTYTIQRSFRYANDEASGAVSFSMPSTITVPANGTGAFVITMTLDASKLPGWNLGFAGDQGTGALLNDVEYDGYVSVGDAQETVTVPWHILPHKASNVTPATTSVALGGGSSALLGVSNQGGSAPGYTDVFALTGVSPQISVVQPAAGSDAAVIDIKATGVRTVDVGEPALQFAVTTFGRRAHPAYPAEFDVFVDANNDGVADAVIYTKESGTFGSTGRTLVYVQKLNPNGSNNGPAVANFYVDADLDSSNAILTALASDLGITDLTKKINFDVVAFDNYHSGNVTDLVLGQSFIPAKPKFTISNFEAFTLPANAQGAVPVNKTAGVAANAHSQTGLLLLHRDAKAGREADLVQVTP is encoded by the coding sequence ATGCATTCGATTCCTCGCGCCCTGACGGCGCTGGGCCTGGCGCTGGGCACGCTGCTGAGCCTGCAGCCCGCCACCGCACAGACAGCCGCTGGCGCACGCGCGGCCGCGCTCAAGCTGCCCGCCCCTGCCACCACCACCACCGCACCGCGCATCAACGCGCTCAACGGCACCGTGCAGGTGGTGGTCCGCCTGTCCGACGCACCGCTGGCCCTGGCCGTGGGCGCCAATGCCAAGCAGGGCCAGGGCCTGATGAGCCTGAGCCAGCGCCAGGCCTACATGGCCAACCTCAAGACCAAGCAGGACGCCCTGATGACGCAGGTGCGCGCCCTGGGCGGCACCGAACTCGGCCGCGTGGGCAAGGCCTACAACGCGGTCATCGTCTCAGCCCCGGCCAGCAGCGTGGCCAAGATCGCCAAGCTGGCCGGCGTCACGGCCATCCTGCCGGTGCCCGACACCCAGCGCTCGCTGGACGACACCGTGCCCTACGTGGGCGGCAAAGCACTGCAGCAGCTGGGCTTCAACGGCACCGGCATCAAGATCGCGGTGCTGGACAGCGGCGTGGACTACACCCACCGCAACCTGGGCGGCGCCGGCACCGCGGCAGCCTATGCCGCGGCAGCCACCAACCCCACCGTGGTCACCCCCGGCGTGTTTCCCACCGCCAAGGTGATCGGCGGCTACGACTTCGTCGGCGAGAACTGGCCCAACGGCCCCACCGCGCCCGACCCCAACCCGATCGACGCCGGCAGCGACGCCGGCCACGGCACCCACGTGGCCGACATCGCGGCGGGCAGCAGCCTGGATGGCCAGCACAAGGGCATGGCCCCGGGCGCCAAGATCTACGCCGTGAAGGTGTGCAGCAGCGTCAGCACCAGCTGCAACGGCCTGGCCACGCTGCAGGGCCTGGACTGGGCGATGGACCCGAACGGCGACCTCGACTTCTCCGACGCGGCCGACGTGGTCAACCTCTCGCTGGGCGGCAACTACGGCCAGCGCGAAGATTCCAGCGCGCAGGCGGTGAGCAACCTGGTGCGCTTCGGCATCGTGGTGGTGGCAGCCGCCGGCAATGCGGCCGACCGGCCGTACATCGTCAGCTCCTCGTCCACCGCGCCGGAAGCCATCAGCGTGGCGCAGACGGCGGTGCCCTCGGCCGGCGCCATCGCGCTGGTGGTCAACTCGCCCGCCGGCATTGCGGGCAACTACGGCAACACCGCCACGCTGGACTGGGCGCCGATCACCAGCGGCTTCAGCGGCACCGTGGCCTACGGCGGCAGCGGCGCGGCGGCCATCGCCTGCGAGCTGGCCAGCACGCCGGACTTCACCGGCAAGGTGGCGCTGATCGACCGCGGCTCGTGCAACATCAGCACCAAGGTGGCCAACGCCAAGGCGCGTGGCGCCATCGGCGCGCTGATCGCCAACAACGCCCCCGGCGAAGCGCCCTCGTTCAGCACCGGCGGTGAAACCGACCTGGTGCAGGCCCTGGTCATCGGCCAGGAGGTGGGCGCCCGCATCAAGTCCGCGCTGGGCGCAGGCGTGACCGTCACGGTCAACCGCGCCAACGTGATCCCGCTGGTGGGCAGCATGGCCAGCACCTCGGCCCGCGGCCCGTCGATCAGCTACGGCGCCATCAAGCCCGAGATCGCCGCGCCGGGCGCCTCGGTGTCGGCGGTGTTCGGCACCGGCACCGGCACCGAAGCCTTCGGCGGCACCTCGGGCGCCACGCCGATGGTGGCGGGTGCAGCAGCCCTGCTGCTGCAGAAGTTCCCGGGGGCCACGCCGATCGAGATCAAGTCGCGCCTGATGAACGCGGCCAACACCACCCTGTACACCAACCCGGCCACGCTGCCGGGCGTGCTGGCACCGATCACCCGCATCGGCGGCGGCGAGCTGCGCGTGGACCGCAGCGCGGCGCTGACCACCGGGCTGTGGGACGCCACCAACCCCTACAGCGTGGGCCTGTCCTTCGGTGTGGTGCGGGCGGCCGGCCTGAGCAAGTTCAGCAAGAAGGTGGCGGTGCGCAACTACAGCAGCTCGTCGCGCACGTACACCATCCAGCGCAGCTTCCGTTATGCGAATGACGAGGCCAGCGGGGCGGTGAGCTTCAGCATGCCGTCCACCATCACTGTGCCGGCCAACGGCACCGGCGCCTTCGTGATCACGATGACGCTGGACGCCAGCAAGCTGCCGGGCTGGAACCTCGGCTTCGCGGGTGACCAGGGCACCGGCGCGCTGCTGAACGACGTGGAGTACGACGGCTACGTGTCGGTGGGCGATGCCCAGGAAACCGTGACGGTGCCCTGGCACATCCTGCCGCACAAGGCCTCGAACGTGACGCCGGCCACCACCTCGGTGGCGCTGGGCGGCGGCAGCAGCGCGCTGCTGGGCGTCAGCAATCAAGGCGGCTCGGCACCCGGCTACACCGACGTGTTCGCACTCACCGGCGTCAGCCCGCAGATCAGCGTCGTGCAACCGGCGGCTGGCAGCGATGCGGCGGTGATCGACATCAAGGCCACGGGCGTGCGCACGGTCGACGTGGGCGAGCCGGCACTGCAGTTCGCGGTGACGACCTTCGGCCGCCGGGCCCACCCGGCCTACCCGGCCGAGTTCGACGTGTTCGTGGACGCCAACAACGACGGTGTGGCCGACGCGGTGATCTACACGAAGGAAAGCGGCACTTTCGGCAGCACCGGCCGCACGCTGGTGTACGTGCAGAAGCTCAACCCCAACGGCAGCAACAACGGGCCTGCGGTGGCTAACTTCTACGTCGACGCCGACCTGGATTCGTCCAACGCCATCCTGACGGCGCTGGCTTCGGACCTGGGCATCACCGACCTCACGAAGAAGATCAACTTCGACGTGGTGGCCTTTGACAACTACCACAGCGGCAATGTGACCGACCTGGTGCTGGGCCAGAGCTTCATCCCGGCCAAGCCGAAGTTCACCATCAGCAACTTCGAAGCCTTCACCCTGCCGGCCAACGCGCAGGGTGCAGTGCCGGTCAACAAGACGGCAGGTGTGGCGGCCAACGCCCACAGCCAGACCGGCCTGCTGCTGCTGCACCGTGATGCCAAGGCCGGCCGCGAAGCCGATCTGGTGCAGGTGACGCCGTAA
- the flgB gene encoding flagellar basal body rod protein FlgB produces MIERLTDTLNFQTQALQLRSERQQMIASNIANADTPGYVARDMNFSQALRQAVGDRSAASQLKTTAAGHLPTGIGSLGGGVEARYAAAAQTNLDRNTVDMDRERATFVDNTLKYEASLRFINGSVRTMLDAIKGQQ; encoded by the coding sequence ATGATCGAACGCCTCACCGACACGCTGAACTTCCAGACGCAGGCCTTGCAGCTGCGCTCGGAACGCCAGCAGATGATCGCCAGCAACATCGCCAACGCGGACACGCCGGGCTATGTGGCGCGCGACATGAACTTCTCGCAGGCGCTGCGCCAGGCGGTCGGCGACCGCAGTGCCGCCTCGCAGCTCAAGACCACGGCCGCCGGCCACCTGCCCACCGGTATCGGCAGCCTGGGCGGTGGAGTTGAGGCCCGTTACGCGGCCGCGGCGCAGACCAACCTGGACCGCAACACCGTCGACATGGACCGCGAACGCGCCACCTTCGTGGACAACACGCTGAAGTACGAGGCCTCGCTGCGCTTCATCAACGGCAGCGTGCGCACGATGCTGGACGCCATCAAGGGGCAGCAGTGA
- the flgC gene encoding flagellar basal body rod protein FlgC — MSMFQIFNVSGSAVSAQSQRLNTVASNLANVDTVAGPDGTAYKARQVVFQTELMGARQTQRPMGTGIGPMDPATEGVVGAAGVRVSTVVEDNSPGRRVHDPKNPSADADGYVTYSNVNAVEEMVNMISASRSYQNNIEVMNTAKTLLQKTLQMGQG; from the coding sequence ATGAGCATGTTCCAGATCTTCAATGTGTCCGGTAGTGCGGTCAGCGCGCAAAGCCAGCGCCTGAACACCGTGGCCTCCAACCTGGCCAACGTGGACACCGTGGCCGGCCCCGACGGTACGGCCTACAAGGCGCGGCAGGTGGTCTTCCAGACCGAGCTGATGGGCGCGCGCCAGACGCAGCGGCCCATGGGCACGGGCATCGGCCCGATGGACCCGGCCACCGAAGGCGTGGTGGGGGCGGCCGGCGTGCGCGTCTCCACCGTGGTGGAGGACAACAGCCCCGGCCGCCGGGTGCACGACCCCAAGAACCCCAGCGCCGATGCCGACGGCTACGTGACGTACAGCAACGTCAATGCGGTCGAGGAGATGGTCAACATGATCTCCGCCTCGCGCAGCTACCAGAACAACATCGAAGTGATGAACACCGCCAAGACCCTGCTGCAGAAGACGCTGCAGATGGGCCAAGGCTGA
- the dcd gene encoding dCTP deaminase, protein MSIKSDRWIRRMAEEAGMIEPFEPGQVRTAADGHRIVSYGTSSYGYDIRCAPEFKIFTNINSTIVDPKNFDEKSFVDFQGDVCIIPPNSFALARTVEYFRIPRNVLTICLGKSTYARCGIIVNVTPFEPEWEGYVTLEFSNTTPLPAKIYAGEGCAQVLFFESDEVCETSYKDRGGKYQGQRGVTLPKA, encoded by the coding sequence ATGAGCATAAAGAGCGATCGATGGATCCGCCGCATGGCTGAAGAGGCCGGCATGATCGAACCGTTCGAGCCCGGGCAGGTGCGCACCGCGGCCGATGGCCACCGCATCGTCAGCTACGGCACCAGCAGCTATGGCTACGACATCCGCTGCGCGCCCGAATTCAAGATCTTCACCAACATCAACTCGACGATCGTCGACCCGAAGAACTTCGACGAGAAGAGCTTCGTCGACTTCCAGGGCGACGTCTGCATCATTCCGCCGAACAGCTTCGCGCTGGCGCGCACGGTGGAGTACTTCCGCATTCCCCGCAACGTGCTCACCATCTGCCTGGGCAAGAGCACGTACGCGCGTTGCGGCATCATCGTCAACGTCACGCCCTTCGAGCCGGAATGGGAGGGCTATGTGACGCTGGAGTTCAGCAACACCACCCCGCTGCCGGCCAAGATCTATGCGGGCGAAGGTTGTGCGCAGGTGCTGTTCTTCGAAAGCGATGAAGTGTGTGAAACCAGCTACAAGGACCGCGGCGGCAAATACCAGGGCCAGCGCGGCGTGACCTTGCCGAAGGCCTAG
- the ypfJ gene encoding KPN_02809 family neutral zinc metallopeptidase codes for MKWEGEQQSSNVEDRRGGGGGFGLGGGSIGLGGVAVALVAGWIFGINPLTILGLMEGGGGAPSSQSAPAHPPPANDREAAFVSTVLADTEQVWRAQLQRGGVQYRDPKLVLFRGRIGTACGTGQSAMGPFYCPGDQKIYIDLGFFDTLRQQLGAPGDFAQAYVIAHEVGHHVQNQLGITDKVDAMRGKVSERQMNQLSVRVELQADCLAGVWAHDSQQGKGWLEQGDLEEAMNAASRIGDDTLQRQSQGTVVPESFTHGTSAQRVAWFRRGQASGNMNDCNTFDARNL; via the coding sequence ATGAAGTGGGAAGGCGAACAGCAGAGCAGCAATGTGGAGGACCGCCGCGGGGGTGGTGGCGGCTTCGGCCTGGGGGGCGGCAGCATCGGTCTGGGCGGCGTGGCCGTGGCCCTGGTGGCCGGCTGGATCTTCGGCATCAACCCGCTGACCATCCTGGGTCTGATGGAAGGGGGTGGCGGCGCCCCCAGCAGCCAGAGCGCGCCGGCGCATCCGCCGCCGGCCAACGACCGCGAGGCGGCCTTCGTCTCCACCGTGCTGGCCGACACCGAGCAGGTGTGGCGCGCCCAGCTGCAGCGGGGGGGCGTGCAGTACCGCGACCCCAAGCTGGTGCTGTTCCGCGGCCGCATCGGCACCGCCTGCGGCACCGGCCAGTCGGCGATGGGGCCGTTCTACTGCCCGGGCGACCAGAAGATCTACATCGACCTTGGCTTCTTCGACACGCTGCGCCAGCAGCTGGGCGCGCCGGGCGACTTCGCCCAGGCCTACGTCATCGCGCACGAGGTGGGCCACCATGTGCAGAACCAGCTCGGCATCACCGACAAGGTGGACGCCATGCGCGGCAAGGTGAGCGAGCGGCAGATGAACCAGCTGTCGGTGCGGGTGGAACTGCAGGCCGACTGCCTGGCCGGCGTCTGGGCGCATGATTCGCAGCAGGGCAAGGGCTGGCTGGAGCAGGGCGACCTGGAAGAGGCGATGAATGCAGCCTCGCGCATCGGCGACGACACGCTGCAGCGCCAGTCGCAGGGCACGGTGGTGCCTGAAAGCTTCACCCACGGCACCAGTGCCCAGCGGGTGGCCTGGTTCCGGCGCGGCCAGGCCTCGGGCAACATGAACGACTGCAACACCTTCGACGCGCGCAACCTGTAG
- the flgA gene encoding flagellar basal body P-ring formation chaperone FlgA, which translates to MESPARPLAQRRRHPLAAARRAWAALPLLAAGLGVAWAGETPPPRGVDAELARQVRELAQAASRTAVPGMRVEIELGELDPRLKLAPCQQVQPYLPTGVRLWGKARIGLRCLQGPTRWNVFLPVTVQVYAPSLVATRALPTGATLEAGDLQLTETDIAADPSPAVRDTVLAVGRTLARPLAAGEALHQRDLRARQWFAAGDTVKVVAQGQGYSVAGEAQAMTPGIEGQVVRVRTENGRVLNGVAVAERQVEVTL; encoded by the coding sequence GTGGAATCTCCCGCCCGCCCCCTCGCCCAACGCCGTCGGCATCCGCTTGCCGCCGCGCGCCGGGCATGGGCCGCGCTGCCCCTGCTGGCCGCCGGCCTGGGGGTCGCCTGGGCCGGCGAAACGCCGCCGCCGCGCGGCGTGGACGCCGAACTGGCGCGCCAGGTGCGCGAGCTGGCCCAGGCCGCCTCACGCACCGCGGTGCCCGGCATGCGGGTGGAGATCGAGCTGGGCGAGCTGGACCCGCGCCTGAAGCTGGCCCCCTGCCAGCAGGTGCAGCCCTACCTGCCCACCGGCGTGCGCCTGTGGGGCAAGGCCCGCATCGGGCTGCGCTGCCTGCAGGGGCCCACCCGCTGGAACGTCTTCCTGCCCGTCACCGTGCAGGTGTATGCGCCTTCCCTGGTGGCCACGCGGGCGCTGCCTACCGGTGCCACGCTGGAAGCCGGCGACCTGCAGCTGACCGAAACCGACATCGCGGCCGACCCGTCGCCGGCCGTGCGCGACACGGTGCTGGCCGTCGGCCGCACGCTGGCGCGCCCGCTGGCGGCCGGAGAAGCGTTGCACCAGCGCGACTTGCGCGCCCGCCAGTGGTTCGCCGCCGGCGACACCGTCAAGGTGGTGGCGCAGGGCCAGGGCTACAGCGTGGCCGGCGAAGCGCAGGCGATGACCCCCGGTATCGAGGGTCAAGTCGTGCGCGTTCGCACCGAAAACGGGCGCGTGCTCAACGGTGTGGCCGTGGCGGAACGCCAGGTGGAGGTGACGTTGTGA